One genomic window of Saccopteryx bilineata isolate mSacBil1 chromosome 4, mSacBil1_pri_phased_curated, whole genome shotgun sequence includes the following:
- the CPSF4 gene encoding cleavage and polyadenylation specificity factor subunit 4 isoform X1: protein MQEIIASVDHIKFDLEIAVEQQLGAQPLPFPGMDKSGAAVCEFFLKAACGKGGMCPFRHISGEKTVVCKHWLRGLCKKGDQCEFLHEYDMTKMPECYFYSKFGECSNKECPFLHIDPESKIKDCPWYDRGFCKHGPLCRHRHTRRVICVNYLVGFCPEGPSCKFMHPRFELPMGTTEQPPLPQQTQPPTKQSNNPPLQRSSSLIQLTSQNSSPNQQRAPQVIGVMQSQNSSAGNRGPRPLEQVTCYKCGEKGHYANRCTKGHLAFLSGQ, encoded by the exons ATGCAGGAAATCATCGCCAGCGTGGACCACATCAAGTTCGACTTGGAGATCGCGGTGGAGCAGCAGCTCGGGGCGCAGCCGCTGCCCTTCCCCGGCATGGACA AGTCGGGGGCTGCTGTCTGTGAATTCTTTTTGAAAGCTGCCTGTGGCAAAG gGGGCATGTGCCCATTTCGCCACATTAGTGGCGAGAAGACAGTGGTTTGCAAACACTGGCTACGAGGGCTATGCAAGAAGGGGGACCAGTGCGAGTTCCTGCATGAGTATGACATGACCAAGATGCCTGAGTGCTACTTCTACTCGAAGTTTG GGGAATGCAGCAACAAGGAGTGCCCCTTCCTGCACATCGACCCCGAGTCCAAGATCAAGGACTGCCCTTGGTACGACCGTGGCTTCTGCAAGCATG GTCCCCTGTGTAGGCACCGGCACACGCGGAGAGTCATCTGTGTGAATTACCTCGTGGGATTCTGCCCAGAGGGACCCTCGTGTAAATTCATGCA CCCTCGATTTGAACTGCCAATGGGAACCACCGAGCAACCCCCGCTGCCACAGCAGACGCAGCCTCCGACAAAG CAAAGTAACAATCCGCCATTACAAAGGTCGTCCTCCTTGATCCAGTTAACGAGTCAGAACTCTTCTCCCAATCAGCAGAGAGCCCCACAGGTCATCGGGGTCATGCAGAGTCAAAACAGCAGTGCAGGCAACCGGGGACCCAGGCCATTGGAGCAGGTCACCTGTTACAAG
- the CPSF4 gene encoding cleavage and polyadenylation specificity factor subunit 4 isoform X3, whose translation MQEIIASVDHIKFDLEIAVEQQLGAQPLPFPGMDKSGAAVCEFFLKAACGKGGMCPFRHISGEKTVVCKHWLRGLCKKGDQCEFLHEYDMTKMPECYFYSKFGECSNKECPFLHIDPESKIKDCPWYDRGFCKHGPLCRHRHTRRVICVNYLVGFCPEGPSCKFMHPRFELPMGTTEQPPLPQQTQPPTKRAPQVIGVMQSQNSSAGNRGPRPLEQVTCYKCGEKGHYANRCTKGHLAFLSGQ comes from the exons ATGCAGGAAATCATCGCCAGCGTGGACCACATCAAGTTCGACTTGGAGATCGCGGTGGAGCAGCAGCTCGGGGCGCAGCCGCTGCCCTTCCCCGGCATGGACA AGTCGGGGGCTGCTGTCTGTGAATTCTTTTTGAAAGCTGCCTGTGGCAAAG gGGGCATGTGCCCATTTCGCCACATTAGTGGCGAGAAGACAGTGGTTTGCAAACACTGGCTACGAGGGCTATGCAAGAAGGGGGACCAGTGCGAGTTCCTGCATGAGTATGACATGACCAAGATGCCTGAGTGCTACTTCTACTCGAAGTTTG GGGAATGCAGCAACAAGGAGTGCCCCTTCCTGCACATCGACCCCGAGTCCAAGATCAAGGACTGCCCTTGGTACGACCGTGGCTTCTGCAAGCATG GTCCCCTGTGTAGGCACCGGCACACGCGGAGAGTCATCTGTGTGAATTACCTCGTGGGATTCTGCCCAGAGGGACCCTCGTGTAAATTCATGCA CCCTCGATTTGAACTGCCAATGGGAACCACCGAGCAACCCCCGCTGCCACAGCAGACGCAGCCTCCGACAAAG AGAGCCCCACAGGTCATCGGGGTCATGCAGAGTCAAAACAGCAGTGCAGGCAACCGGGGACCCAGGCCATTGGAGCAGGTCACCTGTTACAAG
- the CPSF4 gene encoding cleavage and polyadenylation specificity factor subunit 4 isoform X2 has protein sequence MQEIIASVDHIKFDLEIAVEQQLGAQPLPFPGMDKSGAAVCEFFLKAACGKGGMCPFRHISGEKTVVCKHWLRGLCKKGDQCEFLHEYDMTKMPECYFYSKFGECSNKECPFLHIDPESKIKDCPWYDRGFCKHGPLCRHRHTRRVICVNYLVGFCPEGPSCKFMHPRFELPMGTTEQPPLPQQTQPPTKQRAPQVIGVMQSQNSSAGNRGPRPLEQVTCYKCGEKGHYANRCTKGHLAFLSGQ, from the exons ATGCAGGAAATCATCGCCAGCGTGGACCACATCAAGTTCGACTTGGAGATCGCGGTGGAGCAGCAGCTCGGGGCGCAGCCGCTGCCCTTCCCCGGCATGGACA AGTCGGGGGCTGCTGTCTGTGAATTCTTTTTGAAAGCTGCCTGTGGCAAAG gGGGCATGTGCCCATTTCGCCACATTAGTGGCGAGAAGACAGTGGTTTGCAAACACTGGCTACGAGGGCTATGCAAGAAGGGGGACCAGTGCGAGTTCCTGCATGAGTATGACATGACCAAGATGCCTGAGTGCTACTTCTACTCGAAGTTTG GGGAATGCAGCAACAAGGAGTGCCCCTTCCTGCACATCGACCCCGAGTCCAAGATCAAGGACTGCCCTTGGTACGACCGTGGCTTCTGCAAGCATG GTCCCCTGTGTAGGCACCGGCACACGCGGAGAGTCATCTGTGTGAATTACCTCGTGGGATTCTGCCCAGAGGGACCCTCGTGTAAATTCATGCA CCCTCGATTTGAACTGCCAATGGGAACCACCGAGCAACCCCCGCTGCCACAGCAGACGCAGCCTCCGACAAAG CAGAGAGCCCCACAGGTCATCGGGGTCATGCAGAGTCAAAACAGCAGTGCAGGCAACCGGGGACCCAGGCCATTGGAGCAGGTCACCTGTTACAAG